A single window of Gossypium arboreum isolate Shixiya-1 chromosome 13, ASM2569848v2, whole genome shotgun sequence DNA harbors:
- the LOC108452502 gene encoding IQ domain-containing protein IQM2-like, whose product MFTEKITAHSCLMGVAVSSPLAKRSDVKNGIQSVTVKSIHFDEDEAKTLVRSISYNSLDPEPLILISVGSKNMVSEGSVSFKGLDLEQSVSAKSPPLDKPENVPIKAVIETPKQSPVFDPSNPQHEAAIRLQKVYKSFRTRRKLADCAVLVEQTWWKLLDFAELKRSSISFFDIGKHETAISRWSRARTRAAKVGKGLSKNEKAQKLALQHWLEAIDPRHRYGHNLHSYYNQWLHSQSKEPFFYWLDIGEGKEVNIEKCPRSKLQLQCIKYLSPIERKPYEVMVVNGKFVYKQTGKPVHTNEETGDAKWIFVLSTSKILYVGVKKKGTFQHSSFLAGGATIAAGRLVVDNGILKAVWPHSGHYRPLEENFNDFISFLRENNVDLNNVKMTPVDEEGNLANKQRNSNHFRCNSSEDDFNFEANEINAKDSIDQIR is encoded by the exons ATGTTTACAG AAAAAATCACTGCTCATTCTTGTCTGATGGGAGTTGCTGTTTCTTCCCCACTTGCTAAACGCAGTGACGTGAAAAATGGCATACAATCTGTCACTGTGAAATCCATTCATTTTGATGAAGATGAAGCGAAAACACTTGTTAGATCCATCAGTTACAATAGTTTAGACCCAGAGCCATTGATATTAATATCAGTTGGTTCTAAAAATATGGTATCAGAGGGATCGGTTAGCTTCAAAGGGCTCGATTTGGAGCAATCGGTTTCGGCTAAGTCACCTCCATTGGATAAACCAGAGAATGTACCCATTAAAGCTGTCATAGAGACCCCAAAGCAATCACCAGTTTTTGATCCAAGTAATCCACAACATGAGGCTGCAATAAGGTTACAAAAAGTATACAAGAGTTTTAGGACAAGGCGAAAGCTAGCGGATTGCGCGGTTCTTGTCGAGCAAACatg GTGGAAGCTTTTAGATTTTGCAGAACTGAAGAGGAGTTCTATATCGTTCTTCGACATAGGAAAACACGAAACGGCGATTTCGCGTTGGTCACGAGCAAGAACCAGAGCTGCTAAAGTTGGTAAAGGTTTATCGAAGAACGAAAAGGCTCAAAAGCTTGCATTGCAACATTGGCTTGAAGCA ATCGATCCGAGGCATCGATATGGACATAATTTACACTCTTATTACAATCAATGGCTCCACTCTCAGAGTAAAGAACCCTTTTTTTACTGGCTGGATATTGGAGAAGGGAAAGAAGTAAATATCGAAAAATGTCCGAGATCAAAGCTTCAACTGCAATGCATCAAATATCTCAGTCCG ATAGAACGGAAGCCTTATGAAGTTATGGTGGTAAACGGGAAGTTCGTATACAAGCAAACAGGGAAGCCTGTCCATACTAACGAAGAAACCGGCGATGCTAAGTGGATTTTTGTCCTCAGTACCTCGAAGATCTTGTATGTTGGTGTGAAGAAAAAGGGTACATTTCAACATTCGAGTTTCTTGGCAGGTGGTGCCACTATTGCGGCCGGAAGATTAGTTGTTGACAATGGCATCCTTAAGGCAGTTTGGCCACACAGTGGACATTACCGTCCATTAGAAGAAAACTTTAACGACTTCATTTCATTTCTAAGGGAGAACAACGTAGATCTTAACAATGTCAAG ATGACTCCGGTGGATGAGGAAGGAAACTTGGCTAACAAGCAAAGAAACAGTAACCATTTTAGATGTAACTCGTCTGAAGATGACTTTAACTTCGAGGCTAACGAGATCAATGCCAAAGACTCGATCGATCAAATACGGTAG